The segment GCTAGCATCGATGCTGGCGGCACTACATTCAGTAATTTCCTCAACGTGCAAGGTATTAACGGTAACTATGGCGGTGTTGCTTGGGTATATAACCGTGCTGGTCAAGCTTGTCGAGTTTGTACCACACCTATTTTGCGCCTCAAGTTAGCAGGACGCTCATCTCACTTCTGTCCTCAGTGTCAACGGCTAGAGAGAAGAGCGAATAGGTAAAAGAAGAATGATGAGTTATAAGTTTCAACTCCCAACTTATAACTCATCATTCTTAAATCTTAACTTTTAGCAATTACCCAAACTATCTTGAGCGAAACCGCGATGGAGCCGAAGAAGGATACTGCTGCGTTGAAGCTGCGATCGCGCCTAAAGTGAATTTATAAGAATTTACAAAAATAATAAGTATAAATATTAACTAAGTAGGCAAGTCTTGCGCTTGTAACAGCCCTCAAAAGCATACTGTGGCGGAGAGGACGATATCGACTAAGTGTTGTCACCAGGCTTGACTTTTACTTTTAGCTGTGGCGATAAGACAGCTTGCTGCATCGGTCTATGGCATTTTCAACTCAATCTTTACTTGCAGCTACCTTCTAAACCATTACAGCCTTAAAATCTGAAGAGAAGATTCCCAGAATAATAAAGATTGGGTTATGGCAGTAAAAAAAGGCGATTTAGTCCGCGCTATTCGCGAAAAGTTGGAAAATAGTCTGGAAGCACAAGCTAGTGACACGCGCTTTCCGCCTTATATGTTTGAAAGCAAGGGTGAGGTTGTAGACTTGCGAGGTGATTACGCACTCATCAAGTTTGGTCAAGTACCCGCTCCAAACGTCTGGTTGCGTGCCGATCAACTAGAACCTTTTAAGTAATTGCCAATGGCTACGTTCGCAGCGATCGCCCCCCCACCACCATTAAGCACTTAATCGATAGTAACCGCAAGCCCGGACGGAAATTGTCGAATTCATGCAATCGGGGGTTGCTTATTTTTCCCCCGCTTGTGCCCACTGCTTAATGGTAGGGGCAATTTTAAACAACAAATCCCGACTAATTTCCTTGTGCCATACCTCCAAAGCGAATATGGATTGCACGATATTTTTCTCGGCATTCCCTGCCGTTTTGGAGGATATGGTGTTGAAAGCCTATTGGTGATTGAGCCTGAAAGACAGTGAATGCGCCGCGCTTCACATCTGGGCGCAATCAGTTAGGCAGAATATCAAGCGGGCGATCGCCATCCTAGAAAATTAGGTACTAGGGTAGGGACTAGAGAGGGGGAAATAGTTCTGAGTTTTCAATTTTGAGTTTTGAATTAGAGAATTCAACTCAAAACGTGCTACTTGGAGCAGCTAACAAAACCTTAGCGGAGCGTCTCCGGCTCCGCTCAAAACTCTTCTCCCCAATCCCTTAGTTACTTATTTATTAAGAAAACCTTGGATTTGTTTCAAGGCATAGGGAAGAATATTCAACCCAGCCCAGCCTGCTGCTGCGACAACTGGCAGCAGTACGATTAAAACACGCCAATCAAATTCCATCTGAAGTTTCCTCTCTAACGCTTGAAGATTTTTGAACTATTCTCATTTTTTATTTTCAGCCCAACTGGGACAGTTTTCCACATTGACATGGCAATCAATCTGGCTTGGTGAATCCCAAGTCTGTCCCCTTGCCAGCGTGAACTAAGGCTAGCTTCTCGTACCGCATAGCGTGTTCTATGAGTTCAGCCGCCTCTTCAGGAGAAACATCGCGCAGTCGCTTGGCAGGAACCCCCACCATGAGGGACAAGGGCGGCACGTCTTTGGTCACGACACAGCCAGCACCGATAATACTACCAGCACCTACGCGCACGCCGTCGAGGACAACAGCGCCAATGCCTATAAGACAGCCTCGTTCAATATACGCAGAGTGGATAACGGCGCGATGGCCTACAGTAACATTTTCTTCGAGGATGGTTGGCTTACCCGGATCTCCGTGTAAGATTGCCCCATCCTGAATATTGGTTCGTTGGCCAATTTCGATCAGTTCTACATCTCCGCGCAAGACAGCGCCGTACCAAATGCTGACCCCAAGTGCTAGCTTTACTTGGCCCATAACAACAGCATTCGGCGCGACAAAGGCAGCTAAAGACAGATCGAGATCTGGCCAATAAGATGCAAAGGGGGGGAATGGCTCGTTGAAATTGCTCACACAATGTCCACAGACTTGACAACAGATATAATAAAGCCACTAACGGTGTTGCACAGAATATAGGCCGATACCCACTCAATGATGAATCCAGGCTTGCAGTACCCCATTTTTGGCGCGGAAATTCAGTGCCCCCACTGCCGCCAGACGATTCCGGCCTTGACGCTAACGGACACGTATCTGTGTCCGCGTCATGGTGCTTTTGAGGCAGATCCTAAGACGGGAGAATTGATTCATTTACAATCTGGGCGCCACTGGCGCAGATGGAATGAGGAATGGTATCGGCAGCACACGCATCCGGATGGAATTCGCTTTGAAATCCACGAGGCGTTAGACCGCCTTTATACTCAAGGCTACCGAGCAACTCGGGTGATTATTGCCTGTCGGTATCGAGAATTGATTAGCTCCTACCTAGAACGCAGCACGCCTTGGCGGGGCCAGTCAGAGCCGCCGCGCCCCCGCCTGTATGGTTTGCCTGTAGAGTTTAGCCCAGACCCCTCGCAGGAGCCTTGCTGGGAAGTGATTAATTTCAATTTGGAGAAGGAACCTGGCGTTCCCGTCCGATATCCTTATTTCCGTTTGTTTGAGTAGCGTTCGGAGTCCGGAGTCGAAATTCAAACTCAAAACTCAAACGCGATTTATCGCCTCTCTACAACTCAACCATCAAGTAATGCATCACGCTTCTATTCGCACGGCAAATATTCATCGCGCGATCGCTTTCTACGAACTGTTGGGATTTACTGTCTCGGAACGTTTCACGACTGGCTACACTCTCGCCTGTTGGATGGAAGGGTTGGGAGGGCGCATCGAACTTATCCAAATTCCAGAACCTAAACCAGCACCAGATGCGTTTGAGGATGAGCATTACGTTGGTTACTATCATCTGTCTTTTGATATAACCGAACAAACAGCGGATCTTCCCAACTGGTTAATGTCTTTAAAAGAGCGTTTTGAGGAGGAAGAAAGCCAGAATCCACAGCAGTTACACCCGCTGAAGGTACTTTTAGAGCCTACTCAACAAATGATAGGTTCGCACGTTTACGAAGTTGCTTTTATTGCCGATACGGATGGCTTGCCCCTGGAATTTATCCGCGTTTTACGCTAGGCGCGATCGCTCCTCAATTCTCCGCCAAAATCTCGATCTTCTTTCCTTCAAACTATTCTATAAAGTTTTGTAAAACCTATTGTGTTGTGCAACAGAACATCATAATATAGTAATTGTATTTGTCTGCCCATATACAGCAGTTGAGAAATATGTGGGTTGACGCGCATGGGACGTTTGTCCCGTGCGCGGGGTTCAGAGAAAAGCATTAGATGATGCGTCACGTAGGGTATCAGAAAATAGCATATGAAAGGCGATATTTAGCGCCAATTACTGGCGCGATCGCCTACAGTTAATGCAAAGAAGGAAGATGACGTTTCTGCCTGCGGTGAAAGCGAGTCCAGAGCAAAACGCCACCGAAAATAAGCGTTGAAAGCAGAACAACGCTAGCTCCAGAGGCGATGTCGAAGTAATAGCTGAGGTAGATACCCGCCAAAGCGATCGCTGCTCCCAGAAACCCAGAAATAATCATCATGTAACCAAAGCGATTGCTCAAGAGTCTAGCGATTGAAGCTGGAATTACAACAGCTGAAATAATCAGCGTTACCCCCAAAACATTTAGCGTCGCCACAAGCAAAGTAGCCAGCATCAAAGCAAAAAGAGTATCCATCGCAAAAACGGGGACACCGTGAACCTGAGCAACTTCTCGGTCAAAACACCAGAACAATAAAGGTCGATAAAAGAAGAAAACCAGACCTAAAAGGAAAACAGTAACGCCCAACACTATCCATAAATCTGTTTCCGAAACACCCAGCACATTGCCAAATAAAGCCGCTTCAAAATTCTGGCTGAAGTTGCGAGACTTGCTGATAATCGCCACGCCCAAGGCAAAACTAGCGGTCGTCACAATACCAATAGCAGCATCGGAATATACTTTATTTCCTGTTAGGTATTGAATCAACAAAGCCGCACCAAAGCCCCAAATCCCTGACCCAATATAGAAGTTAAGACCCAAAACATAGCTAAGGACGGCTCCTCCCAAAATAGCGTGGGAAAGTCCGTGAGCAATGTAACTCATGCGGCGAGTTGTAATATAAACCCCCATGACACCGCACAAAAGTCCTGCCAGCATCGCCACAATTAAGGCACGAGTAAAAAATTCGTATTGAAAGGGTTTAAGGAAAAAATCCATAGTTAATTGCTATTTTTTACTAAGCACATTTTTAGTTGTTAGACTACCCACGCGCCTGCTGCTCGCTAACCTAAAAAGGCAGAATTTGAGTTTGCTTTACTTAAGCTTGGAGGTAAATTTTGCTGTAGTTGATGGCGCAGGGAAGTCCCAGCGTTGGCGATTAAAATCCGGTCTTCATGGTGGAAAACTACCATTTCAGCCCCAAACGTTTGCTCTAGGGTAGCAGGAGTCAGAACATCAATAGGTTGACCCTGACAGATCAAGCCGTGATTAAAACACACCACCCAAGGCAGGTGAGTGGCGACTGAGTTGAGGTCGTGGGTGGAGAGTAGTACTGTTAAGCCTTGCTGGTTCAACTCTGCCAATAGATGCAGAAGTTCGTGCTGAACTCGCAGGTCTGAACTGCTAGTGGGTTCATCTAGAAGAACAATTTCTGGTTCTCCCACAAGGGCACGAGCCAGAAAAACCCTTTGCTGTTGCCCCCCCGATAGTTCCCCGATGGGTTGATGGGCGATATGCTCAACACCGACGCGAGCTAGCAGTTCCCGGGCAGCAATGCGATCGCGTCTAGAAGCCCAAGGCCAAATTTTCTGCTGTTTGTAACGCCCCATCATTACCACTTCTTCCGCAGTGACGGGAAAATTCCAGTCTACCGTTTCCACTTGGGGCACGTAGCCGACTCCCGGCGGCGGTTCACCTGGCTTTAACCGCTTCCCTCGAAACCAAACCTCGCCAGCCCAAGGATGAACTAACCCTAAAATTGCCTTTAGCAAGGTGCTTTTCCCACTTCCTGACGGCCCCACTAAGCCAGACAGTTGACCGGGGTAAAGGCTTAGATTCACTCTTGTAAACACTGGTTGTGTCTGGTAGCCACACGCGAGGTTTTTAATTTCTAGCAGATGTTCCATTCTTGTTATTAGTTAGTATTTACTAGCTATTGGTTTTAGTTAGCAGTTAGCCTAATTTGTTAGTAGTTATCTATCGGTTAGCAAGGCTAAAATTAACTGCTAACAACCAATTAGCTATGGCGTTGTTGTGGGGCTAGTAGTTGCAGTGGGAGTGACCGTTGCTGCTGGGCTAGGGTTAAGTGTCGCACTTGGAGTGACCGTTGCTGTTGGGCTAGGGCTAAGTGTCGCACTTGGAGTGACCGTTGCCGTTGGGCTAGGGCTAAGTGTCGCACTTGGAGTGACCGTTGCTGTTGGGCCTACCACATTAGCAGTGTTGAGAGTGTCAACCAGCTTTGGGTTGCCCCCTAAATTACTAGCGATAATTCTCAGGTTGTTAGCCATCATGCCAATATAGGTATGCTCTGGATTAGTGTTTTCCATTGCATTTGCTGAACCTTGGCCTGGTAGTTCATCATCAGCAGTATTAGCTGTTTTCACCTTTGCTTCGCGGGCAATTTGTTCTTCTACCTTGCTGGGGTATACCTCAGAGCCAAAAATGGCAGGCACGCCTGTTTTACGAACTTGATCGATGAGGTTTCCTACATCTTTAGCGGAAGGCTCTTGAAAATCTGCTGGTTGGATAGCACCAATTACATCAAAGCCATATTCTCTCGCCCAATAAGCCCAAGAATCGTGATAGGTGAGTAGCTTGCGGTTTTTAGCGGGAATGCTCTGGACAACTGCTCTTGTGACTTTATCGAGTTCATCAAGTCGTTGCAGGTACTTTTGCAGATTGGTGGCATAGTAATCCTTGCCAGCAGGGTCTAACTCTGTTAGCTGTTGGGCGGCTAATTTGGCGTAAGCTCCAGCATATTTGGGGTTTACCCAAAGGTGAGGATTTGGGTCTCCCTTTTCTTTGGGAAAGCTGAAGTCAAACATCCATTGGTCTTTGGTGATGGTGTTATCACCAAGTTGATAGATTTTGGTGTCTTGGGGTTTAGAGGAATTTGCCAGCTTTTGCGTAGGCACTTCTAAGCTAAGACCGTTGACCATAATCAGTTTGGCCTTAGATAGCAGATCCGCATCGCTTGGACGAGGCTCGAAGGTGTGAGAGTCAGTACCTTCTGGAATAACACCCTTAACATCGACGCGATCGCCTGCAATGTTGCTGACTATATTGGTTATGGGGGCCACCGTCGTCACTACTAATGGCTTGCCTTGGGTTTGGCTTGCTCCTGTTTGTCCAGGCGTACTCGTTGGCTGTGTGGTAGGTGATACAGTAGCATCCGGGGTGGCTGAGGGGCTGGGGGACACTGCTGTGTTTTCATTAGCACCGCAAGCGACAATTAGGAAGCTCAGTGCTACCAGCAATGTAGAGATCTTCATCATTAGCGGTCAATCATCTATATGTAAACGTATCTAAATAGAAGTAGAGCTTGTCTCGGCGTGAAGATACTATGCCCCATACGGGCATTTTCGGGCAATTTTTAGATTTTCTTCAACAAAATCCGTCTGGAGTAGCAAGTACTCATCTTAGAGTCCTGAAATCTTACTCCCAAGGACGTATTTTTCTGTTTTCAAAATTGGATGCCCCAAACCCAATTTGGTATAAATGAAGCGCTGTATACTTTTTAGCCTAGTGGTGATGTGTTGTCTAGGCGCTCGTTAATTTCAGGCTGTGCTGCTACCCTCGGTGTATTCGCTTATACCACCAGCCAGACCCTATTGTTAAATTTTCCAAAATGTTAATGTTAGTTTCATGCCTTTTTTAGCCATTTTGCGTCGCTATAGCCTTTTGGTTTTGCTGTTTGGCCTCGGCCTTAGTGTCGTGCTATTTTCCACGCCACCAGGTAATTATACTCACTTAATTGCAGGTCGCGTGTCGTCTTCGGCTGCTCCTTACCCGCAAAAAAACTTGAGCGCTCAAAAATTACGAATTACAAGCCAGAAGTCATCGAACGGCGATTTATCCTCTGCTTCGGGGCGATCGCTCACCCAAAACGTCGTCAAGACTATTCTTGATAACGGGATGACTGTCCTGACAAAGGAAGTGCATACGGCACCTGTAGTGAGCGTACAAGTGTGGTACAAAGTCGGTTCGCGCAACGAAGCGGTGGGGGTAAATGGTATTGCTCACCAGCTAGAACATATGCTCTTTAAAGGCACCACTAGCCGCCCAATTCAATTCGGGCGTCTTTTTAGTGCTTTGGGCAGCGACGCAAATGCCTTCACAAGCTACGACCAAACGGCTTACTTTGCGACAGTAGAGCGAGAAAAGCTGTTAAGTCTGCTGGTGTTGGAAGCAGACAGAATGCAAAATTCCCGCATAGATGCCGCAAGTCTGGCAAGTGAAAAACGAGTAGTAATTTCCGAGTTGCAGGGATACGAAAACAGCCCCGACTACAGACTAAATCGTGCTGTAATGCGAGCCGCCTTTCCCGATCGAGCTTATGGGTTGCCTGTAGGTGGAACAAAGGCAGATGTGCAGAAGTTTACAGTTGAGCAGGTACGCGATTACTACCGTAAATACTACAGCCCTAACAACGCAACTTTAGTTATTGTGGGGGATTTTCAAACGGAACCGACGCTAAAGGTTGTAAAAGAAATTTTTGGCAATATTAAAGGATTGGGACCTAGCGCCGATAGAGAAAAGGAACTGGGAGAAAAACCCCAATCAAAAATCAAAAATCAAAAATCCCCAACCGCAAATATTATTTTGCGAGAGCCAGGAAGTGCGGCACTTTTCGAGGTTGTGTATCCCTTACCCTCGATCGCTCATTCCGACGTACCAGCGTTGGATGTAATGGACTTCATTCTCACCGAGGGGCGGAATTCTAGACTGTATCAAGTTTTAGTAGAATCCGGCATTGCCTCAGAAGTAAGCGCTGATGCGTCTAGCTTGCTCGATGGGGGTTGGTACGATGTGTCGGCGACGGCGGCACCTGGGCAGGAATTGACAAAGCTAGAGCAGGTATTTGAAGAAGCGATCGCCAAGTTGCGCGATCGCGGCATAACACAAGAAGAATTGCACCGGGCAAAGGCAAAACTCTCAGCTAGTGCGATTTTGCAGAACAGAGATATCGTTAGTCAGGGGATGCAGCTAGGCTATGACCACACAACAGCGGGAGATTATCGCTACAGCGATCGCTACCTTGCAGGCGTCGAGAAAGTAACCGCCGCAGATGTTCAGCGGGTAGCGAGAACCTATCTGAATAAAGTTAATCGCACTATTGGCTTTTTTGAGCCGACCCAAGAATCTGGCCAAACCAGTCCGGCTGGTAAGGCTTCTGCTCAAACTACCGAAAAGTTTAATCTAGGGCCGCCAGTAGATCCAGCTGAGGTGAGCGCGTACCTACCCCAAGTGGATGGAGAGGCAAAAAACCTTGACGCCGATCGACCAAGCGCAGCGATCGCGCCGCCCCCACTATTGCCTGAGAAGGTACGCTTATCAAATGGTTTGGTAGTATTGCTCATGCCCGACAAAAGTACCCCGACGGTGACGTTGAGTGGTTTCGTCAGGGCTGGTACTGAATTTGACCGACCGGAGGTTGCTGGCGTTGCCAACCTAACGGCGGCCAATTTGATGAATGGAACCGCAACAAAAGATGCTCATACCCTAAGTAAGGTTTTAGAAGATATAGGGGCTAGCTTGGATTTTGAGGTATCCCGTGAGGGTGTAATTATTGATGGCAACAGCCTGAGTGCAGATCTGCCCGCATTAATAGAGACGCTGGCTGACGTGCTGCAAAATGCAAGTTTTCCCCTCGATCAGCTGGAATTAATCCGTCAACAAAATTTAACCGCTTTAAGAGAAGAGTTAGATACTCCCCAAAATGTTGCGGAACAGACGTTTCAGCAGGCGGTTTACCCTAAAGACCATCCATTCCATGTTTTTCCCACCCCAGAAAGTTTGAAGCGCGTTACCCGTAAGGATGTGGTGGCGTTTAAGCAAAAGCACTACCGACCTGATACGACCGTGCTGACGCTAGTGGGAGACTTTGAACCTTCACAGGCGCGATCGCTTATCGAAACCTCTTTTAGGAAGTGGAAAGCAAAGGGCAAACCACCGACGCTTGATTTTCCCCCCGTCCCATCACCGCCGAAACTGGTTCAGCTTAACCCTATCCTCCCTGGTAAAGCTCAATCAATTACATATCTGGGCTACAACGGCATCGACCGACAAGATAGGCGATACTATGCAGCAACGGTGCTGAATCAGATTCTAGGTGGCGACACGTTATCGAGTCGGCTGGGCAATGAAATCCGCGATCGCCAAGGGTTGACATACGGGATATATAGTTATTTCCAAGCGGGAATTAATGCAGGTTTGTTTTTAATTCAAATGCAGACAGCGCCGGAAGACAGCCAACGCGCGATCGCCAGTACTGTCGAATTGTTAAGGCAGTTGCACGTCAAGGGAGTGCGAGAGGATGAAGTAGCAGCAGCAAAGCAAGCGATCGCCAGCCGCTATCCTATTTCCCTCATCAATCCAGACGATTTAGCCCAGACGATTTTAATGAACGAAGTTTATGGCTTAGATACGGCAGAACTCAGACAGTTTACCGATAAAATTCAGGCTGTTACTTTGGCTGATGTACGCGGGGCTGCGTCTGATTTGCTTTATCCCGATAATCTGGTAGTAGTTACAGCAGGGCCACCTGTATCAGCATCCCGTTAAATCAGCCTGCGTTGCCCGATAGCGGGACATATAGAAGCTGGGATGACAGGAGCGATCGCTATTTCTGCCTCTGAGTAGCAAGTTTACATTCATCGACAGGGTAAACTGCTATTTCCCAATATCTACAAGTGAGGTTAAGGAATTGTACATAGCACAGCAATTCGAGGAGCAATTCGAGCTTTTGCTAACCATTGAAGATCAAAAGGGAAGGAGGCAGTGTCCTCTAGAAAGAGATGTCTATTCAATCGGCAGCCATAGAGACTGCGATATTCGCCTCTGCTCACAATTTGTTAGCAAACATCACGCAATTTTAGTACGCAATCCCCCTGGAGACGTCTCTTATTATCGAATTTCGGACGGCGACTTAGACGGTAATCCTAGTGCTAATGGATTGCTCATTAACGGGCGAAAACGTCAATCTTACGATTTGCAAGATAAAGATGAGATTCTTTTTGGCCCCCAGGTACGCCTGATATATTATGTTGTTAAAAAGCTTGCTGATTAGTTGAATATAACTGTTAAGTTAACGCTATTTGAATGGAGGAATAGAGGAGGAATTATCTATTCATAATAGCCCTCTAACCCGTCAGGTTAGAGGGTTATTATCACGCTTTAAGCAAGCGAACTACCCTCACCCGCGTAGTCATTAGCCGACATCAGCCGCCATTTAGTATCTCCCTCTAATTCCAGAACCTGCTGGTGATAATTCACCAAACTGGGGCGATGTCCTACGCTGATATATGTGGTGTCTGACTCTTGCAATTGTTGGTAAAGACGGGCTTCGTTTTTGATATCCAAAGCACTCGTGGCTTCATCTAAAATTGCATAGCGAGGTTTGGTTAGCAGCAGTCGCGCAAATGCTAATCGCTGTTGTTCGCCCAAAGATAAAACATCAGCCCAGTCTAAGACTGCATCAAAACCGCCGACTCTTTCTGGTAAGTCTGCCAAGTTTACTTGTTTCAAGACGCTGTATAGTTCTTCTTCCTTCACCTCGCGCTCAATGTTGGGATATAACAGCTGACTGCGGAGGGAACCCAAAATCATGTAGGGACGCTGCGGCAAAAACAGCATTTCCTCTAGTTTAGGTCGCACCAGGCGACCAGTACCAGCATTCCACAAACCAGCGATCGCTCTTAGTAACGAACTCTTACCAGCACCGCTTTGTCCCACAATTAATAGCCCTTCACCCGGTTGTACCGCTAATGAAAGATCGCTAATCAAAGTTTTTTGAGACTTTGGTGTATTCAGAGTAATATGTTCGAGTGACACTTGAGAATCGACAACAGTATCAATCATTGTTACTCCAGATTTATCGGTTGCTGTTTTAACTTCCAAAGAATCTGTAAATGTAGCCAAACGATTAATACCAGCAGCAAAAGCACTAAGCCGATCGATCTCGCTTACAACCAAAGACAATGCCTCTAAAACTTGGCTGAAAGCAAAGCCAGCTTGGATAATGTCTCCATACTTTATCTTACCCTCAAAATATATACCTGAAAGAATTAATGAAGGTAAAATAACTACAGCATAGCCATACCCTCTGGTGAAATAACGAAGATTTCGCTGCCAACCGATTAGCAAATTGAAGTTTTGCAATGCTTCAATAAATCGCCGCTTTACTTGAATGGACTCCTGCTGTTCGCCACGATAAAACGCAATCGCTTCCGCGTTGTCCCGGACATGAACTAAGCCATAGCGAAAGTCCGCTTCGCGTCTTAGTTGATTGAAGTTTAGAGTAATTAATCTTCTGCCAAAATAAGCGGTAACAGCAGTTCCGAAGGTAGCGTAAACCACGAGAAAAATGGAAAGACCCTTAGAAATCGACCAAAGAATTCCTGTAAAAGAAACAATGTCAATTATAGCTCCCAAGATGATTAATAAAAAAGATAAACTCGTGGTAGTAAAAGATTTGATATCTTCAGATATTCGCTGGTCGGGGTTGTCAATTGTATGATCTGAGTTGATTTCGTAATAAGCCCGGTTCGCAAAATATTTATCGAAAAAAGTATTGGTCAGCCACTCTCGCCAGTAAAGCCCCAGCTTGTCTTGGATGTAGCGGTAAATTACTACAATGGGAGTACCTACTACAAAGACAGAAGCATAGACAAACAAAAAGCGTAAGAAAGCAGGCTTATCTTTCTCAGCTAGAGCTGTAGTAAAATAATTAGCGACATAGCTAATAATTACGTTTAGTCCGCTAACTGATATCGCTAAAAATAGCAACAAAGCCAATATTGCCCATTGCTGCCAACGTGGGAGCAACTTACTTCTAAAGTAGAAGAATACACCCAGGGGGACGATTAGCATTAGAGCAACTAAACCAATAAATGGCGAGTTGATAATCGATTTAAGTAATTTGGCTAACCCTTCAGCAATACTGTTGAAAAAATCAGGAGCAATAGCTTGAGTCCCCAAGCTTACGATGCTGACCAGCACAAACA is part of the Microcoleus sp. FACHB-831 genome and harbors:
- a CDS encoding ABC transporter ATP-binding protein/permease, encoding MNKFDFQLWKRFLSIAQPYFYPIERRSSKVFLVLLLLLLVFLFAAMFVLVSIVSLGTQAIAPDFFNSIAEGLAKLLKSIINSPFIGLVALMLIVPLGVFFYFRSKLLPRWQQWAILALLLFLAISVSGLNVIISYVANYFTTALAEKDKPAFLRFLFVYASVFVVGTPIVVIYRYIQDKLGLYWREWLTNTFFDKYFANRAYYEINSDHTIDNPDQRISEDIKSFTTTSLSFLLIILGAIIDIVSFTGILWSISKGLSIFLVVYATFGTAVTAYFGRRLITLNFNQLRREADFRYGLVHVRDNAEAIAFYRGEQQESIQVKRRFIEALQNFNLLIGWQRNLRYFTRGYGYAVVILPSLILSGIYFEGKIKYGDIIQAGFAFSQVLEALSLVVSEIDRLSAFAAGINRLATFTDSLEVKTATDKSGVTMIDTVVDSQVSLEHITLNTPKSQKTLISDLSLAVQPGEGLLIVGQSGAGKSSLLRAIAGLWNAGTGRLVRPKLEEMLFLPQRPYMILGSLRSQLLYPNIEREVKEEELYSVLKQVNLADLPERVGGFDAVLDWADVLSLGEQQRLAFARLLLTKPRYAILDEATSALDIKNEARLYQQLQESDTTYISVGHRPSLVNYHQQVLELEGDTKWRLMSANDYAGEGSSLA